In Candidatus Stygibacter australis, the DNA window TTGCCAATGATCTCTTCATAAAGCTGAATTATGCTTTCTTCTTCATTATATGCTGGAATAACAAATGATAATTTCACTTCTATTACCACCCTTTATATGAATATTATACTTGCCAGATACATTACAAATCCCGAGATTAATGGGATCTTAAAATTATCATCAAATCTTATCCGCCAGGCTTCCGCCAGAGTAGCACTTGCCGCTCCCATCAATATTGCCGCTAATGATAATCCTAACTGATAATCAAATTTATAATATACTACCCCAAAAATAAAAGTTCCCAGAAAACAGGCAATACTACCTTCCACGCTTTTCTTTTGACCCGGCAATTTA includes these proteins:
- a CDS encoding phosphatidate cytidylyltransferase: IALFPGNIAFMCLSFLAIGDTLAAFIGIKFGRRKLPGQKKSVEGSIACFLGTFIFGVVYYKFDYQLGLSLAAILMGAASATLAEAWRIRFDDNFKIPLISGFVMYLASIIFI